Genomic window (Aquila chrysaetos chrysaetos chromosome 22, bAquChr1.4, whole genome shotgun sequence):
AATATGGAACTGGACAAAATTCAGTATTCCAACAACAACTCCTTTTGTTCCTAGGGACACCTCAGAACAGCCCTTCATTTTGATATCATGTAGGAGCAACTTCAAAATATATACTTGAAAAATCCTGTAACTAGCCCTAAGTTATGCTAAACGACCAAAGCTGTTTTACTGTCTGTACACGTCTATATTGTAAATAATACTAACATTCAGGTGTTATAGTAGTCTAAAAACAGTAGCGTTTCAGTGTTCAAATACTTTTTACTTTGATCATTAAACAGTCAAAGTAAAGCACGTTTACCAGTGAAAAACAGACCTAATAGGAAAGAAAGTAACATTCAGATTATATTCACATTCTTTCTTCTGAGAGCTGATGGTTTCTTTACCTCATCTTTCACCAAACTCAGTGTtgtcccccacccccagtaacaccacagctctgccagcctggGGCAGCTGGAGACCGTCTACTCATGGTTAACCTGAAGAGCCTATTCGCTAATTTTTGATATAGTGTAAGAGAAGCACAAGCCAAACTTAAGTCTTGATATTTGCTCCATTGCTTAGCTGAACAGAGGTGGATTTAGGCAGGGACCACACCATCCTGAAGGCCAGCCAGTAAGGATAAATATGAAATAGTTGCACACACCTGAagctgaaaacctgaaaatgcaTCAGCTACTGCACAAAGCTGTGCACTGTTGACTTGCACATGAGAACAGGACTGAAACCTGTTTCAGCATGTACGtaatatattttccctttctccttctgctctgctttcctcccttctcccccaaaaaccccacacaaatCTTGCTGGTCTTGTCATTTCCAATAAGTATGGCTTGTAccatgttttcatgaaaaaacaaacccccacaAATCTTCAGTTACAGCTGTCAGTGCAACAGATACTGGTGATGGGTTGAACTCTCAGTGGCTGTTATAGCTCATTTACATATTAATCCTATACATCAGTCATAATGATTTAATGGCATATGGATTCACagcaattattttcagattctCTTTATCAAGCATCAGcaagataatttaaaatgctgtttggcAAGGGAGCGGGGGGAATCTGCCTAAGAGTTCCCCTGGTGTTACACCCATACTTCACAGTTTGCACTGTCCCGCTAGTGCCAGCAGCAGTCCTGACTCCGTGCTTGTGGtaaaatgacagcagttttaactgctgtgttttctaaTCCTGTTCCATTGAGTTTGGTGGCATCATACTCCTACTGTCTAGAAAACGCAGCTTTTCTCCACTATTTGATCAGACATCAAGTTTTGAGCACTCCTGAATGGACAAGGCCAAACAACAAACACGCAGAAGTCAGAACCAGGCATCTCAAATgctaaatttttaattatttcagctcttttgaaataaaacgACCACATTTCAGACTaatccagaagaaaatgcataatGTAAAAAGGGTTCTACTGTGGGAAGATTTTCCCTTCACGCAGCCTTTACCAATCCACAACACACTATCTCTTACTTCAGAGAAGTAGCAACATCAAATAGACTGAATTAAGGCTGGGGACATTCAGGCCTTAACAGAACTCTCCCCAAAAGTAATCAGGTTTTCCTACCCCATCTGCTAGCCTCTCCACATGCACAGTTTTTAAAGTACTCTATGGTAAAtatcagaaagtaaaaaaggagTCTACTGATAACAAAAagcacagtaactttttttgAAATTCTAGTTTTTGCAAAAATGGGACTGTTCCTCCACGGGATACATTATATTCCAGAAACTTGTGACTAGGATTGGTTACAGGTATCGCAGTTGTGTAACGTTTTCCCTGTcccttctgtattttattttataccagAAAGAGATTGTTTCACAACTCTAAATTATGTTGGGAAAAAAGTTGGTGACTGCACAGAAGCGGGGGGAGACAAGAGCCCTGTGCCTGGGACTGGGAATGGTCGCGTGCTCCACGATGATGTACTTCTTCATTGGGATCACCATTGTGCCATTCTACACTAAAAGGTAATAACAGCCATTTGTTTATGAATacaaagctatttctttttcctgtctgcaTCAAATACAGTTATTAAAACAGTGCCGAAATATATGTTAGTACATTGTAcaataaataaacaataaattCTTATGAGCTCTTCAAGAACGTAAGacagaataaaagagaaagaaaaaagtgagcCAAGAAGTCATCAGGCATTTACAGGTAAGAACAAGAAAGAGGGACTGATCATCTTCAGGGCTAGAACGAGAACAGactaaaacaaatatttactatgaaaacatgtaaaataaaaccccaccaTGCTTATCAAAGCTTGATAATGGAAAGCTAAGTCTTGCAtaaacgaaaaaaaaaaaaaaaaaaaaaggcgctTTTCCATGTGCAGGAGGGtgtgttgtttttaataaaactataAAAACTTGAGCAACAGAAGTCATGGTAAAATTGTTCTGTCAAGAATCTGTATCTAACTTCCAAATCAACCGTCACGAGAAACTAGCACCTTCAAACAGGCCAGTCTACCACTGCAAATGCTGCAGAATACAATGAATACTGAAGAAGTTACTATtacctgcatttttatttcactttgcaaGTTCTGTCTCCACACACAAAATCAATTTGCAAAAAACCAAAGTAACAAGATGAAGAGTGCAGCTCAGTTTTTCATGCTTGAAGACTTTGATAAAGTACATGCACCTCATTCTTCTTGCTAAGAGCACCTTTAAGctcaaaaatgtttgaaaaacattatctttaaaacagagtaattcacatttgttttatttattttccagcctCCTGATTCTATTACAAAAGACATTTGCATGTAAAAAGATTAGTGTAAGAACTAGAGCgagactatttctttttttttttgccaccaATGTGTACCGCTGTAAGCAAAAGCTTACTATGTTATCAGTAATAAAAGAGTAACTCTTGAGAAACAGGGAtaagtaacagcaaaaaaatgaacttttgcCAGCAAAAATCCTGCTACTTATTCACACAAAAGGTCCatgtaataaagaaaaggagaaggggggaaaaacaTGGGAACTCATCTGAGTTCTGAGGATTACTGAATGAAATtagtcaaaatatttctgagacaTCGAGTGTACTGCACTTCCAAATACTTACTAccaaacattaaaatacatagcaatttttgtttcttgaataACACTCACAGCTGATTACAGATGGGGTTAGAATCTAACTTCAAACCACTGAATGTGTaacaaacaacagcaacaacaacaaaatgcttTCCTGCACTGCTTTGCTATGGCAGCCCTTCTTCAGGTGCGGCCATTGATTCAGGGTGGGCAAAGTTCACCGCACCAGGATCAAGCAGCCATGAACTCCACCCGTGCCACCATTTAGAGCTGGCACACACAGATGCATCTCCAGCATCCAACTCATAACAGATGTTGCTAACACACTTAAAAGCAAtaccttttgttttggttttgtagtgTCTGGACAACAGAAACTGTGTGCAAGGTACTCAAAGCCAACATCAAGGACAAAGTTCTCTGCGCAAACAGCGAAGGCTCAGAGGATGAGGATATCTTTCCTTATCCCTGTCTACAGGTGTGGGTTAATCTGACAGCCTCAGGACAAGAGGTTATGCTGTATCAGACTGAAGATACACTGGAAAGAAATCCTAAGGTACTTGCAACACAGATTGAATAATCACTGTCTGCTCTTATCTAGCTAGCACCTTTGAGGAGAAAGGGTGATTGTTTTTAAACCAAGCAACAGAGTAAGAGTAGGCATTGTTCATCTTTTACATGTTGATGTCTCTGCTTAGACcaaggcattttttaaatattccagaAATTACACAgttctggattttgttttaaacattacGTCAAACATTAAGTTAATACTTGTTAAGGAATTACACCAACTAAACatgaatattttacatttatgaatatttaaaaatacgtAAGTCTCCAAGTTGAAGACCAATAGTAAGAAATAGTTGATAAACTGTGGTTTGCTCAGTTGCTTGTTAAGTTATCTCAGGAGAGACCCGAAGTTAAAAACTGTCCAAAGCAAGAGCACAAATCccaattttactttcatttttggTGCGTGATATGAAGCAGGgaacaaagaaagcagagaaaggggGAATGAGGGTGCTGTTGGGAACATGATTTTagacagaaaggagaaacaaatcAGTTATTTTGGACGATGACCACCCAGAAAACTCATCTGTCTTTGGTTTGGTCTGCAACAGTTTCTGGCCAGCATGGCAGCAGAAACCTGGACTCACAGAGAAGGCACTGGCACTGTAGGAAGCACCTGTTTAATGCAGAGATGCTGGGTATGGCGGTAGAGGTACCTTGGTCAGTTGTTTTAGGGATGTCTTCCCCAGAGGATGAGTGCAGACCACAGATGGGACAGAAATGTGGGTGCACAGTATTCATTTGGCTTTAGAGGTGTGTGAAAGAttagggaagaggaaaaagtaggTTGTTATCCTTTTGTTCCTGCCATTGTTTCTGCTTGGGAATCAGCAAAAAGCTCAACGTTTTTAGGCTTGCTCCCCCACAACCAGAAGTGCTCCTATAGGTACACTGTCCCAGGGAAGGTCAGGTTCAGTTCAGTTCCGTTCCAAAACCATGAGTATTTCAGAGGCCTTATTCCAGCTCAACACTCTCCAAGGGGACATAAAGTGAAATTCAGATCTTAGATGCCCAAGACTAAAGCACTTTCAGAATCCAAACCAAACATGCTCAGACTACAAGTGCTCATCttcttaaagaaattatatagaTTAGTGTTTCACATAGTGCAAACCTGATAGCATAAAACACTTTGGCTGAAGAGAATTTTGCTAGCCAATACCTATCTTTATAGTGACTATCTCAGGGAAAGCTACATACAATGAAgtagcaaagcagaaattatcCACTGTAGACTGAAACAAGAGTCTCGTTCACTGCAAGAGGAGGTGATTTGCTGATTTCCTACCTACTGTTTGCATTACTGCAAGTATAAGCCTTCAGGTCAGGAACCATCCCCTTTCTGCCTTGGCCAGTTTCCAGCTTAAGATACCTAAGCATTATCATGTATGCAAAAtaatactgcagaaaagaaactgttatcaacaacaacaaaaatgagtCCTTTAAAGTCTAATAGTATTTCCACTGAAGACTAAATAACTTTGCATTATTACTTCAGGTCAAAATAGTTCTGTGTTATGAGGACAAGTGGGAAGCCTCCAACAGCCATgctttcctcttatttttctgctagttACAATCAGAAGTGCACAGTGaagcaacttctttttcctgcaca
Coding sequences:
- the KCNMB1 gene encoding calcium-activated potassium channel subunit beta-1, with protein sequence MLGKKLVTAQKRGETRALCLGLGMVACSTMMYFFIGITIVPFYTKSVWTTETVCKVLKANIKDKVLCANSEGSEDEDIFPYPCLQVWVNLTASGQEVMLYQTEDTLERNPKCSYVPGKSENIKEVKARIETIASNFKKYQTFPCYYDPGGTQTNVILSRLYPPKGLLFAFLWPTLMFTGGCLIIVLVKISQYVSVLSAWQ